Proteins encoded together in one Telopea speciosissima isolate NSW1024214 ecotype Mountain lineage chromosome 6, Tspe_v1, whole genome shotgun sequence window:
- the LOC122664611 gene encoding photosystem II stability/assembly factor HCF136, chloroplastic isoform X1 produces the protein MATLQLTDFSNPIIVLGRPSVTSLFMRTTRQYRNSQARFVTRASLQQPSNRRQFIAETAAVSLSLTPLIGFGEPAKSEEALSEWERVYLPIDPGVVLLDIAFVPDDSNHGFLLGTRQTILETKDGGNTWVPRSIPSAEDEDFNYRFNSISFKGKEGWIVGKPAILLYTSDAGESWQRIPLSSQLPGDMVYIEATGEKSAEMVTDQGAIYITSNRGYNWRAAVQETVSATLNRTVSSGISGASYYTGTFNTVNRSPDGNYVAVSSRGNFYLTWEPGQPYWQPHNRAVARRIQNMGWRADGGLWLLVRGGGLYLSKGTGITEEFEEVQVQSRGFGILDVGYRSKDEAWAAGGSGILLRTTNGGKSWIRDKAADNIAANLYSVKFIKDNKGFVLGNDGVLLRYLG, from the exons ATGGCGACTCTGCAACTAACCGACTTTTCGAACCCAATAATTGTACTCGGAAGACCTTCGGTGACCTCTCTGTTTATGAGAACAACTCGTCAATACCGAAATTCTCAAGCTCGGTTCGTCACCAGAGCTTCTCTTCAGCAGCCTTCTAATAGAAGGCAGTTCATAGCTGAAACAGCTGCCGTTTCTCTATCACTTACACCTCTGATTGGTTTCGGAGAACCAGCTAAGTCCGAAGAAGCTCTTTCTGAGTGGGAAAGAGTCTATCTCCCCATCGATCCTGGTGTTGTTCTTCTTGACATTGCGTTTGTACCCGACGACTCGAATCATG GTTTTCTTTTGGGGACAAGGCAAACTATTTTGGAGACAAAAGATGGGGGAAACACTTGGGTTCCACGTTCAATACCCtctgcagaagatgaagatttcAACTACAGATTTAACTCAATTAGCTTCAAAGGTAAGGAAGGATGGATTGTTGGAAAACCTGCAATCTTGTTGTACACATCAGATGCTGGAGAAAGCTGGCAAAGGATACCTTTAAGTTCCCAACTTCCTGGAGATATG GTTTATATAGAAGCAACTGGAGAAAAGAGTGCAGAGATGGTGACTGATCAAGGGGCAATTTATATTACCTCAAACAGAGGGTATAATTGGAGGGCTGCTGTTCAAGAAACTGTTTCAGCTACTCTTAATAG AACAGTTTCTAGTGGAATTAGTGGTGCAAGTTACTATACAGGAACTTTTAATACAGTGAATCGCTCTCCTGATGGAAACTATGTTGCTGTGTCAAGCCGTGGAAACTTCTATTTGACTTGGGAACCTGGGCAG CCATACTGGCAGCCACATAATAGGGCAGTTGCAAGGAGAATTCAAAACATGGGATGGAGAGCTGATGGTGGACTTTGGCTTCTTGTACGCGGTGGGGGACTTTATCTCAGCAAAGGCACCGGG ATAACAGAGGAGTTTGAAGAAGTTCAAGTACAGAGTCGGGGCTTTGGGATCCTTGATGTTGGGTATCGTTCGAAG GATGAAGCTTGGGCTGCTGGAGGTAGTGGAATTTTATTGAGAACAACCAATGGTGGAAAATCATGGATCCGGGACAAAGCAGCTGACAATATCGCTGCAAATCTTTATTCAGTAAA GTTCATCAAGGATAATAAGGGATTTGTTCTAGGGAATGATGGAGTCTTACTTCGGTACTTGGGATAG
- the LOC122664611 gene encoding photosystem II stability/assembly factor HCF136, chloroplastic isoform X2, whose translation MATLQLTDFSNPIIVLGRPSVTSLFMRTTRQYRNSQARFVTRASLQQPSNRRQFIAETAAVSLSLTPLIGFGEPAKSEEALSEWERVYLPIDPGVVLLDIAFVPDDSNHGFLLGTRQTILETKDGGNTWVPRSIPSAEDEDFNYRFNSISFKGKEGWIVGKPAILLYTSDAGESWQRIPLSSQLPGDMVYIEATGEKSAEMVTDQGAIYITSNRGYNWRAAVQETVSATLNRTVSSGISGASYYTGTFNTVNRSPDGNYVAVSSRGNFYLTWEPGQPYWQPHNRAVARRIQNMGWRADGGLWLLVRGGGLYLSKGTGITEEFEEVQVQSRGFGILDVGYRSKDEAWAAGGSGILLRTTNGGKSWIRDKAADNIAANLYSVKE comes from the exons ATGGCGACTCTGCAACTAACCGACTTTTCGAACCCAATAATTGTACTCGGAAGACCTTCGGTGACCTCTCTGTTTATGAGAACAACTCGTCAATACCGAAATTCTCAAGCTCGGTTCGTCACCAGAGCTTCTCTTCAGCAGCCTTCTAATAGAAGGCAGTTCATAGCTGAAACAGCTGCCGTTTCTCTATCACTTACACCTCTGATTGGTTTCGGAGAACCAGCTAAGTCCGAAGAAGCTCTTTCTGAGTGGGAAAGAGTCTATCTCCCCATCGATCCTGGTGTTGTTCTTCTTGACATTGCGTTTGTACCCGACGACTCGAATCATG GTTTTCTTTTGGGGACAAGGCAAACTATTTTGGAGACAAAAGATGGGGGAAACACTTGGGTTCCACGTTCAATACCCtctgcagaagatgaagatttcAACTACAGATTTAACTCAATTAGCTTCAAAGGTAAGGAAGGATGGATTGTTGGAAAACCTGCAATCTTGTTGTACACATCAGATGCTGGAGAAAGCTGGCAAAGGATACCTTTAAGTTCCCAACTTCCTGGAGATATG GTTTATATAGAAGCAACTGGAGAAAAGAGTGCAGAGATGGTGACTGATCAAGGGGCAATTTATATTACCTCAAACAGAGGGTATAATTGGAGGGCTGCTGTTCAAGAAACTGTTTCAGCTACTCTTAATAG AACAGTTTCTAGTGGAATTAGTGGTGCAAGTTACTATACAGGAACTTTTAATACAGTGAATCGCTCTCCTGATGGAAACTATGTTGCTGTGTCAAGCCGTGGAAACTTCTATTTGACTTGGGAACCTGGGCAG CCATACTGGCAGCCACATAATAGGGCAGTTGCAAGGAGAATTCAAAACATGGGATGGAGAGCTGATGGTGGACTTTGGCTTCTTGTACGCGGTGGGGGACTTTATCTCAGCAAAGGCACCGGG ATAACAGAGGAGTTTGAAGAAGTTCAAGTACAGAGTCGGGGCTTTGGGATCCTTGATGTTGGGTATCGTTCGAAG GATGAAGCTTGGGCTGCTGGAGGTAGTGGAATTTTATTGAGAACAACCAATGGTGGAAAATCATGGATCCGGGACAAAGCAGCTGACAATATCGCTGCAAATCTTTATTCAGTAAA GGAATGA